A region of Acidobacteriota bacterium DNA encodes the following proteins:
- a CDS encoding cysteine desulfurase, whose product MKIGSTIYFDHQATTPVDYRVLAEMMPLFCDSFGNPHSSDHSLGWESACAIDEAAARVARLVGADADEVVFTSGATESNNLALLGLGRRLAGGKRRRILMSAVEHKSVLFVGRVLSEQCGFTVESIPVGSEGFVELSALDAVLDDDVLVVSVLAVNNEIGTIQDIARLSGLIRSCGAVFHCDAAQAPVAMSIEEIALYSDIVSLSAHKMYGPKGIGAVCVSRQLQDKIEPVVYGGGQQNGLRSGTVPVPLCVGMGAAANLLAGGDADERRAELRRRTDMFVDGLKGLSWPIAVNGPMGSARHPGNASIRFVGFEAHDILSALQPRLAASTGSACTSGIPEPSHVLRAIGLDQEEAESSVRFSLGFSTSDEDVDEAVGLIQETLARLSKAQLVQGIPRR is encoded by the coding sequence ATGAAGATCGGTAGCACCATATACTTCGACCATCAGGCGACGACGCCGGTCGACTATCGTGTCTTAGCCGAAATGATGCCGCTTTTTTGCGATTCGTTTGGCAATCCGCACTCGTCGGATCACAGCCTCGGGTGGGAATCTGCGTGCGCCATCGATGAGGCCGCCGCACGAGTCGCCCGGTTGGTCGGTGCAGACGCGGACGAGGTCGTTTTCACCTCTGGTGCAACCGAGTCAAACAACCTCGCCCTGCTCGGGCTCGGACGCCGCCTTGCCGGCGGCAAGCGCCGCCGGATCTTGATGAGTGCCGTTGAGCATAAGAGCGTGCTCTTTGTTGGCAGGGTCCTGAGTGAGCAGTGTGGATTCACCGTCGAGTCTATTCCCGTCGGTAGTGAGGGCTTTGTGGAACTCTCAGCTCTCGATGCAGTGCTGGATGACGATGTGCTAGTTGTGTCGGTCCTGGCGGTGAATAACGAAATCGGAACGATTCAGGACATCGCGCGACTCTCGGGGCTCATTCGGAGTTGCGGAGCCGTATTCCATTGCGATGCGGCGCAAGCGCCTGTGGCGATGAGCATCGAAGAGATTGCGCTGTACAGTGACATCGTCAGTCTCTCGGCGCACAAGATGTACGGGCCGAAGGGCATCGGCGCCGTCTGTGTTTCCCGTCAACTGCAAGACAAGATCGAGCCCGTCGTGTACGGCGGAGGTCAGCAGAACGGTCTTCGCTCGGGCACCGTACCCGTACCGCTTTGCGTCGGCATGGGCGCAGCAGCGAACCTACTAGCCGGCGGCGATGCCGATGAACGCCGCGCCGAACTACGTCGCCGTACGGATATGTTCGTTGACGGCCTGAAAGGGTTGTCGTGGCCGATTGCGGTAAACGGTCCGATGGGAAGTGCCCGTCATCCGGGCAACGCCAGCATTCGCTTCGTCGGCTTCGAGGCGCACGACATTCTGAGTGCACTCCAGCCGCGACTCGCAGCCTCCACGGGCTCCGCCTGCACGTCGGGAATCCCGGAACCGTCACACGTCCTGAGGGCTATCGGTCTGGACCAGGAGGAAGCAGAATCGTCTGTCCGCTTTAGCCTCGGCTTCAGCACGAGCGATGAAGACGTTGATGAGGCTGTCGGCCTGATCCAAGAGACGTTGGCGAGACTCTCGAAGGCCCAACTAGTGCAGGGGATTCCCCGGCGGTGA
- a CDS encoding type II toxin-antitoxin system VapC family toxin translates to MRILLDSNAYSHLKRGHPRAAEIVRASEEVLLSTVVIGELLYGFRRGSRLDRNLRELQAFIDSPYVTVAPVSYTTADRYARIAAKLRARGRPIPSNDIWIAAHALETGADLLSADRHFADVDGVAWMPLDGLVP, encoded by the coding sequence ATGAGAATCCTGCTGGACTCGAACGCCTATTCGCATCTGAAGCGCGGCCATCCCCGCGCCGCGGAAATCGTCCGCGCGTCCGAGGAGGTCCTGCTGTCGACGGTTGTCATCGGCGAGCTGCTGTACGGCTTTCGCCGGGGCTCGCGCCTGGACCGCAACCTCCGGGAACTGCAGGCCTTTATTGACAGCCCCTACGTCACTGTCGCGCCGGTCAGCTACACGACGGCCGACCGCTACGCACGGATCGCGGCCAAGCTGCGCGCAAGAGGCCGTCCGATTCCTTCGAACGACATCTGGATAGCAGCGCACGCGCTGGAGACCGGCGCCGATCTCCTGTCAGCGGACCGGCACTTCGCGGATGTGGACGGTGTGGCCTGGATGCCGCTCGACGGCCTAGTGCCATGA
- a CDS encoding ATP-binding protein, whose amino-acid sequence MTLNERVRIARRFLKSIRIDTDLGDTAALEGFVCPQSAADILETMARHVSEAGQGAFTWTGPYGSGKSSLVVALSALLNGNGGLQKDAERVFGERLARTIHGALPTGTKGWRILPVVARREDPVAVIGEAAKRTGLVSRRPRGGWTESNLTTALTEAAAEKPRTHGGLILFIDEMGKFLEGASQDGSDIYLLQQLAEAASRSKGRFLVVGVLHQAFEEYAHRLSREIRDEWAKIQGRFIDLVVTTAGEEQIDLISHAIESDHRPQKPGPLASAVAAIARRDRGGDAKRLADMLEACWPLHPVVACVLGPISRRRFGQNQRSIFGFLNSSEPHGFQDFLNYVGDGELYGPDRLWDYLRANLEPSILASPDGHRWALAVEALERCEANGGDALHIRLLKTIAVIDLFKERSGLVASLDLLGACFPDTSAKALETALSRLDEGSFTIFKKFLDARAIFAGSDFDIDQAVRAALDEIDEIDLKELKTLAGLQPILAKRHYHETGVLRWFDVNVVPVSDIVAFAAGFVPENGAIGQFLLAIPAEGESEEHAEDLCRKAARHSGAWDIVVGVSKRSWAVVPLVRELFALQGVSSDHPELAGDAVARREVSARLAELQAWLETELLKAFDNALWFRKNHQPKRLRQADLNAIASELADRRFAESPRLHNELLNRQKPSSNAIAAQNNLLRRMVLNDGEPRLGIDAFPAEGGLFVSMLEATGLYSQQGKIWRFVSPVASEDDPCHLARIWQKALEHIKVHADRTVAISELFDEWRKPPFGVKDGMMPILAVAFVMSQRDKIAVYRDGIFRAKFDDVDVDHLAKDPSFIQLRWMDLGEVARRLLSGMAEVVRNLDKTNELVHLEPIDVGRGLVAIYDHLPNWTKRTMRLSANAARTRDLFKRAHDPNQFLFDDIPATLGEEVSLTNNEDLRRVIASVGEGLEELVQAYPSMLRRLRDIMLDELQVPNISPQSLAELRARAENIRQLAGDFRLEAFVGRLAQFNGSDESFEGIASLATNKPPRDWVDTDIDHAAVELADMAQKFLRAETYARVKGRPDKRQAIAVVIGVDSRPTPLLAEFHIADSDRAAVNGLTERIAAALEQADTSHRSIVLAALSELSTHYMQESVPPHTRGRGRAAS is encoded by the coding sequence GTGACTTTGAACGAGCGCGTCCGCATAGCCCGGCGTTTTCTGAAATCGATTCGCATCGATACAGATCTCGGCGATACCGCCGCCCTTGAGGGCTTTGTCTGCCCGCAGTCCGCTGCCGACATCCTTGAGACGATGGCGCGCCACGTCTCCGAAGCGGGACAGGGTGCGTTCACTTGGACGGGTCCCTACGGCAGCGGCAAGTCGAGTCTCGTCGTGGCCCTCAGTGCCTTGCTGAACGGTAACGGCGGGTTGCAGAAGGATGCAGAGAGGGTCTTCGGCGAGAGACTCGCAAGAACGATCCACGGAGCATTGCCAACGGGAACGAAAGGATGGCGCATCCTTCCAGTCGTTGCGCGACGCGAGGATCCCGTAGCTGTCATCGGCGAAGCTGCGAAGCGGACCGGCCTCGTGTCGCGGCGACCGCGCGGCGGCTGGACCGAGAGCAATCTGACAACGGCTCTGACGGAGGCTGCCGCCGAAAAGCCCAGAACGCACGGCGGGCTGATCTTGTTCATCGACGAGATGGGCAAATTCCTCGAGGGCGCTTCCCAGGACGGCTCTGATATTTACTTGCTCCAGCAACTCGCCGAGGCGGCGTCGCGCAGCAAAGGGCGTTTCCTTGTCGTCGGCGTGCTGCACCAGGCGTTTGAGGAATACGCACACCGGCTGTCGCGCGAGATCCGTGACGAGTGGGCGAAGATTCAGGGACGGTTCATCGATCTCGTCGTTACCACGGCGGGCGAGGAACAGATCGATTTGATCTCGCACGCTATCGAAAGCGACCACCGTCCACAGAAACCCGGTCCGCTAGCATCTGCCGTCGCGGCTATCGCGCGGCGCGACCGCGGCGGTGACGCGAAGCGGTTGGCAGATATGCTCGAAGCATGCTGGCCGCTGCATCCGGTTGTCGCATGTGTGCTTGGTCCGATTTCGCGACGGCGCTTCGGACAGAACCAGCGGAGCATATTCGGCTTCCTGAATTCTTCTGAACCGCACGGATTCCAGGACTTCCTGAACTATGTCGGCGACGGCGAGCTGTACGGTCCCGACCGGCTTTGGGATTACTTGCGCGCCAATCTGGAACCGTCCATCCTCGCTTCCCCCGACGGCCACCGGTGGGCGTTGGCAGTCGAAGCGCTCGAACGCTGCGAGGCCAATGGCGGCGATGCGCTCCATATCAGGTTGCTCAAGACAATCGCCGTGATTGACCTGTTCAAGGAGCGCTCTGGGCTTGTCGCGAGTTTAGACCTGCTCGGTGCCTGTTTTCCCGACACTTCCGCCAAGGCGCTCGAGACAGCGCTGTCCCGACTGGACGAGGGGTCGTTCACCATCTTCAAGAAATTCCTAGATGCCCGCGCTATCTTTGCGGGCAGCGATTTCGATATCGACCAAGCAGTCCGCGCTGCGCTCGACGAGATCGACGAGATCGATCTCAAGGAACTGAAGACACTCGCCGGACTTCAACCGATCCTTGCCAAGCGGCACTATCACGAAACCGGCGTGCTCAGATGGTTCGACGTAAACGTCGTTCCGGTCAGCGACATTGTTGCATTCGCCGCCGGATTCGTGCCGGAGAACGGTGCGATCGGGCAGTTCCTACTAGCTATTCCCGCAGAGGGAGAAAGCGAGGAGCACGCCGAAGACCTGTGCCGCAAGGCGGCACGGCACAGCGGCGCGTGGGATATCGTCGTCGGGGTCTCGAAGAGATCATGGGCCGTCGTGCCGCTGGTGCGCGAGCTGTTCGCGCTCCAAGGCGTCAGTAGCGATCACCCGGAACTCGCCGGGGATGCCGTGGCGCGGCGGGAGGTTTCCGCACGCCTTGCGGAGTTGCAGGCGTGGCTCGAAACGGAATTGCTCAAGGCGTTCGACAATGCCCTGTGGTTCCGCAAGAACCATCAACCAAAACGCCTGCGGCAGGCCGATTTGAACGCTATCGCCTCCGAACTAGCCGATCGCCGCTTCGCGGAATCGCCCCGACTGCACAACGAGTTGCTGAACCGCCAGAAACCATCGAGCAACGCCATCGCGGCGCAGAACAACCTGTTGCGACGGATGGTCCTGAACGATGGCGAACCCCGCCTCGGCATCGACGCTTTCCCAGCCGAGGGCGGTTTGTTTGTATCCATGCTGGAGGCGACCGGCCTCTACTCGCAGCAAGGAAAGATATGGCGTTTCGTTTCACCAGTCGCAAGCGAGGACGATCCATGTCACCTAGCCCGTATATGGCAGAAGGCACTCGAACATATAAAGGTGCATGCCGACCGTACAGTCGCCATCTCCGAGTTGTTCGACGAATGGCGCAAGCCGCCTTTCGGTGTAAAGGACGGCATGATGCCGATCCTCGCCGTCGCCTTCGTGATGTCGCAGCGCGACAAGATAGCCGTCTACCGTGACGGCATATTCAGGGCAAAGTTCGACGACGTGGACGTGGACCATCTTGCGAAGGACCCGAGCTTCATCCAGTTGCGCTGGATGGACCTTGGTGAGGTTGCGCGGCGCCTGCTGTCGGGCATGGCGGAAGTCGTTCGCAATCTCGACAAGACGAACGAGCTTGTGCATCTGGAGCCCATCGATGTCGGGCGCGGCCTTGTCGCGATCTACGACCATCTCCCGAACTGGACCAAGCGGACAATGCGCTTGTCCGCGAATGCCGCGAGAACCCGCGACCTGTTCAAGCGAGCGCACGACCCGAACCAGTTCCTGTTCGACGACATTCCAGCAACGCTGGGCGAGGAAGTTTCGTTGACGAACAACGAGGATTTGCGCCGTGTCATCGCAAGTGTTGGCGAGGGGCTCGAGGAATTGGTGCAAGCGTACCCGTCCATGCTGCGCCGCTTGCGCGACATCATGCTGGACGAGTTGCAGGTCCCGAACATCTCCCCGCAGTCACTCGCAGAGCTGCGCGCACGAGCCGAGAACATCAGGCAGCTTGCCGGCGACTTCCGACTCGAAGCCTTCGTCGGCCGGTTGGCGCAATTCAACGGCTCCGATGAGAGTTTTGAAGGCATCGCCAGCCTTGCGACGAACAAGCCGCCGCGTGACTGGGTCGATACCGACATCGACCACGCGGCCGTCGAGCTCGCGGACATGGCCCAGAAGTTCCTGCGTGCCGAAACCTACGCACGCGTCAAGGGCCGTCCAGACAAACGGCAGGCGATAGCCGTCGTCATCGGAGTCGACAGTCGCCCAACACCGTTGCTGGCGGAATTCCACATCGCGGATTCCGACCGCGCCGCAGTAAACGGCCTCACCGAGCGTATCGCCGCGGCCCTGGAACAAGCCGACACCAGCCACCGCAGCATCGTTCTTGCGGCGTTGTCCGAACTCAGCACGCACTACATGCAGGAGTCCGTGCCCCCACACACACGTGGGAGAGGAAGAGCCGCCTCTTGA
- a CDS encoding PQQ-binding-like beta-propeller repeat protein yields MTVRTTMGMSRRQDVGALVLVAALTGAATAAAQQGVSGDWRVHGGDAGYTRYSALDQIDASNVGDLQIAWRRAAVDQSLIDRWPDLQYSNQLRATPIMVEGVLYASNGIGLVEAFDPGTGETIWVQDATFLGDERPRGAPNRGVGWWEDGEDRRIFAIRPPHLMAIDADTGRMIESFGDAGLVDLTYDEATGYSGTSPPVVVKDVVILGSAMADHPFTKEQHPGDVRAYDVRTGELRWTWSPIPKAGEPGVETWLDDSWTYSGMANVWTMFSADLELGYVYLPTGAPTNDMYGGHRPGNNLYANSLVCVDAETGEMVWYFQTVHHDLWDYDNNVAPILMDLEVEGRPGVTKAVVQLTKQAMAYTFDRVTGEPIWPIEERPVPGSDTPGEWISPTQPFPTKPLPFDRHGITEDDLIDFTPELKAEALEIVEPYILGEIYTPPSIRGDAATDTKGTLQLPGSVGGAEWGGAGFDPETGMLYVPSVTGAFAADLTPGNPDRMNVRYTRGTRAFPDGPRGLPLTKPPYGRITAIDMTTGDHVWMVPNGDGPRNHPDLAHLNLPPLGQPGRSMPLLTKTLLFVSEGDPIMVRTPPGAGPDAGRGFRAFDKVTGDMVWETTFPAGTNGSPITYLHDGKQYIVMPIGSLEHPGEWIALALP; encoded by the coding sequence ATGACAGTGCGTACGACGATGGGCATGTCCCGCCGGCAGGACGTTGGCGCCCTCGTCCTGGTTGCCGCGCTCACCGGCGCCGCGACGGCGGCCGCCCAGCAGGGCGTGAGCGGCGACTGGCGCGTTCACGGAGGCGACGCCGGCTACACGCGCTACTCGGCCCTCGATCAGATCGACGCGAGCAACGTCGGCGACCTGCAGATAGCCTGGCGGCGCGCCGCGGTCGATCAGTCGCTGATCGACCGCTGGCCGGACCTGCAGTATTCGAACCAGCTTCGCGCGACGCCGATCATGGTGGAAGGCGTCCTGTACGCCTCGAACGGCATCGGCCTCGTGGAAGCGTTCGATCCCGGGACCGGCGAGACCATCTGGGTGCAGGACGCGACGTTTCTCGGGGACGAGCGCCCGCGCGGCGCCCCGAACCGTGGCGTCGGCTGGTGGGAGGACGGGGAAGACCGTCGCATCTTCGCCATCCGGCCGCCGCACCTGATGGCGATCGACGCCGACACGGGCCGGATGATCGAGAGCTTCGGCGACGCCGGACTGGTCGATCTCACCTACGACGAGGCCACCGGCTACTCCGGCACGTCGCCGCCGGTCGTCGTCAAGGACGTGGTGATTCTCGGAAGCGCGATGGCGGATCACCCGTTTACGAAGGAGCAACACCCGGGCGACGTGCGCGCCTATGACGTCCGGACCGGCGAGCTGCGCTGGACCTGGAGCCCGATCCCGAAGGCGGGCGAGCCGGGGGTCGAGACGTGGCTCGACGATTCATGGACCTACTCCGGCATGGCGAACGTCTGGACGATGTTCAGCGCCGACCTGGAACTCGGCTACGTCTACCTGCCGACCGGAGCGCCGACCAACGACATGTACGGCGGCCACCGCCCCGGCAACAACCTGTACGCCAACAGCCTGGTCTGCGTCGACGCCGAGACGGGTGAGATGGTCTGGTACTTTCAGACCGTGCACCACGACCTGTGGGACTACGACAACAATGTTGCGCCGATCCTCATGGACCTGGAAGTCGAGGGACGTCCGGGCGTCACGAAGGCGGTCGTTCAACTCACGAAGCAGGCGATGGCCTACACGTTCGACCGGGTGACGGGCGAGCCGATCTGGCCGATCGAGGAGCGTCCGGTGCCCGGCTCGGATACGCCGGGCGAGTGGATCTCGCCGACCCAGCCCTTCCCCACCAAGCCGCTGCCCTTCGACCGGCACGGCATCACCGAGGATGACCTGATCGACTTCACGCCGGAACTGAAGGCCGAGGCGCTCGAAATCGTCGAGCCGTACATACTGGGCGAGATCTATACGCCGCCGTCCATCCGGGGCGACGCGGCGACCGACACCAAGGGGACGCTGCAGCTGCCCGGTTCCGTCGGCGGGGCGGAATGGGGTGGCGCCGGGTTCGATCCCGAGACCGGCATGCTCTATGTGCCCTCGGTGACCGGCGCGTTCGCGGCAGACCTCACCCCCGGTAACCCGGACCGGATGAACGTCCGGTACACGCGAGGTACGCGCGCCTTCCCCGACGGCCCGCGCGGCCTGCCACTGACGAAGCCGCCCTACGGTCGGATTACGGCGATCGACATGACAACCGGCGATCATGTCTGGATGGTCCCGAACGGCGACGGTCCGCGGAACCACCCGGACCTCGCGCATCTCAACCTGCCGCCGCTCGGGCAGCCGGGCCGTTCGATGCCGTTGCTGACGAAGACGCTGCTGTTCGTCAGCGAGGGCGATCCGATCATGGTCCGCACGCCGCCCGGGGCCGGTCCGGATGCCGGCAGGGGCTTCCGCGCGTTCGACAAGGTGACCGGCGACATGGTCTGGGAGACGACGTTCCCGGCCGGGACGAACGGCTCGCCGATCACCTATCTGCACGACGGCAAGCAGTACATCGTCATGCCGATCGGATCGCTCGAACACCCTGGCGAGTGGATCGCCCTCGCGTTGCCATAG
- a CDS encoding DUF4007 family protein, whose translation MGRGPLYHEVYKPQFSGHETFPLRYGWLKKAFDRVAETEGQPDNRAACWGDAAIARFGVGKNMVASMRHWAKAARVIEEPAINSVRTTELGRLLFGPKGLDLYMEHPATLWLIHWQLAASADKTTWFWAFSHYPAITFERDGMVKRLGRLAKDRNWSRVANTTVKNDVACFIRTYVARRPSGNAGHDDALESPLTELGLIKAIGKKDGFRFVRGSKTTLGDGVFTCALIEFWSRYAPNAATLSFEAVAHAPGGPGRVFQFDENDVVDRLAALDEVTGGALRWSETAGLKQVVRNIAVNESDALSWIPGDYGAPAEREVA comes from the coding sequence ATGGGACGCGGACCACTCTATCACGAGGTCTATAAACCGCAGTTTTCGGGCCACGAGACCTTCCCACTACGCTATGGGTGGCTGAAAAAGGCCTTCGACCGCGTCGCGGAAACCGAGGGTCAACCCGACAACAGGGCCGCCTGTTGGGGTGATGCCGCAATCGCGCGATTCGGCGTCGGCAAGAACATGGTCGCGTCCATGCGTCATTGGGCCAAGGCCGCCCGTGTGATCGAGGAGCCCGCGATCAATTCCGTCCGGACGACGGAGCTTGGCCGTCTGCTGTTCGGCCCGAAGGGCCTCGACTTGTATATGGAGCACCCGGCGACGCTCTGGCTGATCCATTGGCAGTTGGCGGCGAGCGCAGACAAGACGACATGGTTCTGGGCGTTCAGCCATTACCCGGCGATCACTTTTGAACGCGACGGTATGGTCAAGAGGCTCGGCCGGCTCGCGAAGGACCGCAACTGGTCGAGAGTCGCTAATACGACCGTCAAGAACGACGTCGCCTGTTTCATCCGCACCTACGTCGCACGGCGGCCTTCCGGTAACGCAGGACACGACGACGCGCTTGAGTCGCCCCTGACGGAGCTTGGGCTGATCAAGGCCATCGGCAAGAAGGATGGCTTTCGCTTCGTGCGCGGCTCGAAGACGACCTTGGGCGACGGCGTCTTCACTTGCGCTCTGATCGAGTTCTGGTCGCGCTACGCGCCGAACGCGGCGACGCTGTCCTTTGAGGCCGTCGCACACGCGCCAGGCGGACCGGGCCGCGTGTTCCAATTCGACGAGAACGATGTCGTCGACCGGCTTGCCGCGCTCGACGAAGTCACGGGCGGCGCGCTGCGCTGGTCCGAGACTGCCGGGTTGAAACAGGTCGTGCGCAACATCGCAGTCAATGAGAGCGACGCACTGTCCTGGATTCCGGGCGACTACGGCGCACCTGCCGAAAGGGAGGTCGCCTAG
- a CDS encoding phosphoadenosine phosphosulfate reductase family protein: protein MTVNSAKHVLGLSGGRDSAALAVYMRQHRPELDIEYFFTDTGKELPEVYEYLGRLEGFLGKPILRLNPDRDFDFWLKQYNDFLPSPQTRWCTRQLKLRPFEHWLRPLLADGATIYSYVAIRSDEEYREGYSSKHDRLVVKLPFKEAGIDKVGVLELLDGTGLGLPTYYSWRTRSGCTFCFFQQKIEWVRLKEQHPEAFEEAKAYEKDAVAHGSPFTWSQGESLEELERPERIAQIRQDHELRLARARSKVRPNPLRPNREPLDIDDLYGKAKVCLACHK from the coding sequence TTGACGGTCAACTCCGCGAAGCACGTGCTTGGCCTGTCCGGCGGGCGAGACAGCGCAGCGCTCGCCGTCTACATGCGGCAGCATCGCCCGGAACTGGACATCGAGTACTTCTTCACGGACACAGGCAAGGAATTGCCCGAGGTGTACGAGTATCTCGGTCGGCTTGAAGGCTTCCTCGGGAAACCGATCCTGCGTTTGAATCCCGACCGGGATTTCGATTTTTGGCTCAAGCAGTACAACGATTTCCTACCGTCGCCACAGACGCGCTGGTGCACGCGGCAACTCAAGCTGCGTCCGTTCGAGCACTGGCTTCGGCCACTCCTGGCCGACGGAGCCACCATCTACAGCTATGTCGCGATCCGCAGCGACGAGGAATACCGCGAAGGCTATTCGTCCAAGCACGACAGGCTCGTGGTCAAGCTGCCCTTCAAAGAAGCCGGCATCGACAAGGTCGGTGTGCTAGAACTTCTTGACGGGACCGGGCTCGGTCTGCCGACGTACTATTCGTGGCGCACCCGCAGCGGCTGCACCTTCTGCTTCTTCCAGCAGAAGATCGAATGGGTGCGCCTCAAGGAGCAGCATCCCGAGGCGTTCGAGGAAGCCAAAGCATACGAGAAAGATGCCGTGGCACACGGCTCGCCGTTCACCTGGAGTCAGGGGGAATCACTAGAAGAACTGGAACGCCCCGAACGCATTGCGCAGATCAGGCAGGATCACGAGTTACGGCTTGCTCGCGCACGCTCGAAGGTCCGGCCCAACCCGCTACGACCGAACCGCGAGCCGCTCGACATCGACGACTTGTACGGCAAAGCGAAAGTCTGCCTAGCGTGTCACAAGTAA
- a CDS encoding DUF3500 domain-containing protein — translation MAGIRRTARIATAAVVVVLCGTIGLETYQAEKAVDEMAEAARELLASLSDAQRSAATFPFDSDERSRHHFIPTEVFERHGMVYSQMDSEQKVRALDLLRSGLSQQGYLTAQQIMEVEGILGVLEGEGRRFSRDQEDYWVSVFGTPEPSSTWGWRWEGHHLSLHFTVVDGDLTMSTPTFLGANPANVPSGPRRGMRAMKAQEDSARELLGSLDASQRERAIFDDVAPENIVTGADLVVDPLEPIGIPGSALSSRQRDLLMEVIDSYVGIMADDIAALRRAAVERGGLDDTWFAWAGPTERGEVAYYRVQGPEFLIEFDNTQEDPNHIHAAYRDFDGDLGRDVLREHVALAH, via the coding sequence ATGGCGGGCATCAGACGGACGGCGCGCATCGCGACCGCGGCAGTCGTAGTCGTCTTGTGCGGCACGATCGGCCTGGAGACGTACCAGGCCGAGAAGGCAGTCGACGAGATGGCCGAGGCGGCCCGGGAGTTGCTCGCGTCGCTTTCCGACGCTCAACGGTCGGCGGCGACGTTTCCGTTCGACTCCGACGAACGCTCGCGGCACCACTTCATTCCGACCGAGGTGTTCGAACGTCACGGGATGGTCTATAGCCAGATGGACTCGGAGCAGAAGGTGCGCGCGCTCGACCTGCTCCGCTCCGGCCTGAGCCAGCAGGGCTACCTGACCGCGCAGCAGATCATGGAGGTCGAGGGCATCCTCGGTGTGCTGGAAGGTGAAGGCCGCCGCTTCTCACGGGACCAGGAGGACTACTGGGTGTCAGTGTTCGGCACACCGGAGCCGAGCAGCACATGGGGCTGGCGGTGGGAGGGCCACCACCTGTCGCTCCACTTCACGGTCGTTGACGGCGACCTGACCATGAGTACGCCGACGTTCCTTGGCGCGAATCCGGCGAACGTGCCGTCCGGGCCGCGGCGGGGCATGCGGGCGATGAAGGCGCAGGAGGATTCGGCGCGCGAGCTGCTCGGGTCGCTCGATGCGAGTCAGCGCGAGCGGGCGATTTTCGACGACGTCGCGCCCGAGAACATTGTCACGGGGGCGGATCTGGTGGTCGACCCGCTCGAGCCGATCGGGATTCCCGGTTCGGCGTTGTCATCCCGGCAGCGCGATCTGCTGATGGAGGTGATCGACTCGTACGTCGGAATCATGGCGGACGACATCGCGGCCTTGCGGCGGGCAGCGGTGGAGCGCGGCGGGCTCGACGACACCTGGTTCGCCTGGGCCGGACCGACGGAACGGGGCGAGGTGGCCTACTACCGCGTGCAGGGTCCCGAGTTCCTGATCGAGTTCGACAACACGCAGGAGGACCCGAACCACATCCACGCCGCGTACCGGGACTTCGACGGCGACCTCGGACGGGACGTGCTGCGGGAGCACGTCGCTCTGGCGCACTAG